One uncultured Fibrobacter sp. DNA segment encodes these proteins:
- the rpsO gene encoding 30S ribosomal protein S15: MATITKEKAAELTAKFGANEKDTGNVRVQIAILTEKIKNLTEHIKSHKKDFHSLRGLSAMVAKRRNLLKYYAEQDILAQRALIKELGLRG, translated from the coding sequence ATGGCTACTATCACTAAAGAAAAAGCTGCAGAACTCACCGCCAAGTTTGGTGCAAACGAAAAGGATACCGGTAACGTCCGTGTCCAGATCGCTATCCTCACGGAAAAGATCAAGAATCTGACGGAACACATCAAGAGCCACAAGAAGGATTTCCACTCCCTCCGTGGTCTGTCTGCCATGGTTGCCAAGCGCCGCAACCTCCTCAAGTACTACGCCGAACAGGACATCCTCGCTCAGCGTGCTCTCATCAAGGAACTCGGTCTCCGCGGATAA
- the pnp gene encoding polyribonucleotide nucleotidyltransferase yields the protein MSIDAYHQKYGKMLDPKEVSVTLPDGRVITFETGRIAKQARGAAVAKMGDAFVLSTVCYGEEKEGDFFPLTVEYREKAYAAGRLPGGYNKREAGRPSDEETLSARIIDRPIRPMFPENFTREVQVIVQVLSADRKFAPDVLGVSAASLSIGLSELPFEQQVAAVRVAVVDGQNIVMPTYEQMACADLDLVVAGTEDSVCMVEGGAYEVSEDTMINAILAGHEAIKLMCKAQQELVDRCAKPKMELKPQHVGEAHEKLLATVKEVVWDELNKDVHSNMVKTDFYPAMADLCAKMLEDERILAIIGKDEEQDPALVADAKAIFSDYERTAMREMILNEDVRLDGRLTTEVRPIEIELGVLPSAHGSAIFQRGETQGLVVCTLGSKADEQRYESLQGEGSKSYMLHYNFPPYCVGECKRLGMSRREIGHGHLAERSLAAVLPLPEDFPYTIRVVSEIQESNGSSSMASVCGGCLSLMDAGVPIKAPVAGVAMGLISEKGSVKEGGKIKILTDITGTEDHLGDMDFKVTGTAEGITAFQMDIKIRGITPELMREALEQARQGRLHILGKMAELGLAAPRPKVSEKAPTMIKMRIPTNKIRDVIGSGGSVIKGMQSQTGCTINIDDDGNIDIAAPSGKAAAVCRRMIEELTAEPEPGRKYKGKVKTIQPFGAFVEILPGRDGLVHISELADHRVEKVEDVVHVGDEVEVLCLGVDPKGKVKLSMKALLPPKAAPAAAEAPAAAEAAPAAEAPAAEAAPEAPVEG from the coding sequence ATGTCTATTGACGCATACCATCAAAAATACGGCAAGATGCTCGACCCCAAGGAAGTGTCTGTTACGCTTCCGGACGGCCGTGTCATCACGTTTGAAACGGGCCGTATCGCAAAGCAGGCACGCGGAGCTGCCGTCGCCAAGATGGGCGACGCGTTCGTGCTCTCTACTGTCTGCTACGGCGAAGAAAAGGAAGGGGACTTCTTCCCGCTGACCGTTGAATATCGTGAAAAGGCCTATGCTGCCGGCCGCCTCCCGGGCGGTTACAACAAGCGCGAAGCCGGACGCCCCTCTGACGAAGAGACGTTGTCCGCCCGCATCATCGACCGCCCGATTCGCCCGATGTTCCCCGAGAACTTCACGCGCGAAGTCCAGGTGATTGTCCAGGTGCTCTCTGCTGACCGCAAGTTCGCACCCGACGTGCTCGGTGTTTCGGCTGCCTCCCTTTCCATCGGTCTTTCCGAGCTGCCTTTCGAACAGCAGGTTGCCGCCGTACGCGTGGCTGTGGTCGATGGACAGAACATCGTGATGCCCACCTACGAACAGATGGCATGCGCCGATCTGGACCTGGTGGTCGCCGGTACCGAAGATTCCGTCTGCATGGTGGAAGGCGGTGCCTACGAAGTGTCCGAAGACACGATGATTAATGCAATTCTCGCCGGTCACGAAGCCATCAAGCTCATGTGCAAGGCCCAACAGGAACTGGTGGACCGCTGTGCCAAGCCGAAGATGGAACTCAAGCCGCAGCACGTTGGCGAAGCCCACGAAAAGCTTCTCGCCACGGTGAAGGAAGTCGTGTGGGACGAACTGAACAAGGACGTCCACTCCAACATGGTGAAGACTGACTTCTATCCGGCTATGGCAGACCTCTGCGCGAAGATGCTCGAAGACGAACGCATCCTCGCCATCATTGGCAAGGACGAAGAACAGGATCCTGCTCTCGTTGCCGACGCGAAGGCAATCTTCAGCGATTACGAACGCACTGCGATGCGCGAAATGATCCTGAACGAAGACGTCCGTCTCGACGGCCGTCTGACTACCGAAGTCCGCCCGATCGAAATCGAACTCGGCGTTCTCCCGAGCGCCCACGGTTCTGCGATTTTCCAGCGTGGCGAAACCCAGGGTCTCGTGGTTTGCACGCTCGGCTCCAAGGCCGACGAACAGCGCTACGAAAGCCTGCAGGGCGAAGGCTCCAAGAGCTACATGCTGCATTACAACTTCCCGCCGTACTGCGTGGGTGAATGCAAGCGCCTCGGCATGAGCCGCCGCGAAATCGGTCACGGCCACCTCGCCGAACGTTCTCTCGCTGCCGTTCTTCCGCTTCCGGAAGACTTCCCGTACACCATCCGCGTGGTTTCCGAAATTCAGGAATCCAACGGTTCTTCTTCCATGGCCTCTGTTTGCGGTGGCTGCCTCAGCTTGATGGACGCTGGCGTTCCTATCAAGGCTCCGGTCGCAGGTGTCGCCATGGGCCTCATCTCCGAAAAGGGTTCCGTCAAGGAAGGCGGCAAGATCAAGATTTTGACCGACATCACCGGTACGGAAGACCACCTCGGCGATATGGACTTCAAGGTGACAGGTACTGCCGAAGGCATCACGGCCTTCCAGATGGATATCAAGATCCGCGGCATTACGCCGGAACTCATGCGTGAAGCTCTGGAACAGGCACGCCAAGGCCGTCTGCACATCCTCGGCAAGATGGCTGAACTCGGCCTCGCCGCTCCGCGTCCGAAGGTCTCCGAGAAGGCTCCGACCATGATCAAGATGCGCATCCCGACCAACAAGATCCGCGACGTCATCGGTTCCGGTGGCTCCGTGATCAAGGGTATGCAGTCTCAGACGGGTTGCACCATCAACATCGACGACGATGGCAACATCGACATTGCCGCCCCGAGTGGCAAGGCCGCTGCAGTTTGCCGCCGCATGATCGAAGAACTCACTGCCGAACCCGAACCGGGCCGCAAGTACAAGGGCAAGGTCAAGACGATCCAGCCGTTTGGCGCCTTCGTCGAAATCCTCCCGGGCCGTGACGGTCTCGTGCACATCTCCGAACTTGCCGACCACCGCGTCGAGAAGGTCGAAGACGTTGTTCACGTCGGTGACGAAGTCGAAGTGCTCTGCCTCGGTGTTGACCCGAAGGGCAAGGTGAAGCTTTCCATGAAGGCTCTGCTCCCTCCGAAGGCCGCCCCGGCTGCCGCTGAGGCTCCGGCCGCTGCTGAAGCTGCTCCCGCTGCTGAAGCGCCTGCTGCAGAAGCTGCTCCGGAAGCCCCGGTCGAAGGCTAG